In Nocardioides sp. JQ2195, a genomic segment contains:
- a CDS encoding Na+/H+ antiporter subunit D, whose product MNLTALVPLPVVLPLLGAGAALMLSHRPRAQRLVTITILTAVVVIAAVLMVEADRNGPQVVWVGGWASPLGIALVADRLSALMLLVSAVVTLLVLLYSLGQGMTGDSHEAPVSIYHPTFLVLVAGVSNAFLAGDLFNLFVSFEMLLFASYVLLTLGGTGARIRAGTIYVVVNMLSSSLFLISLAAVYAATGSLNFAQLAGRLDELPDGTALMLQLLLLTTFAIKAAVFPLSFWLPDSYPTAPAPVTAVFAGLLTKVGVYAIIRVQVLLFPDSPLSSLLLWAALLTMVIGILGAIAQSDIKRMLSFTLVSHIGYMIFGIGLATVEGMSGAIFYVAHHITIQTALFLVVGLIERRTGSTGLIRMGGLAKLSPLLAVLFFVPAMNLAGIPPMSGFIGKVGLLQAGIHDGTPLAWLLVAGAVVTSLLTLYAIAKTWSLAFWRTPEQAHEMMRALPGLEDDLDDDQRQHGMVVHGQHVHVHGTAFGTRDLEEARRVIDSDAPDRDLHQRLQDGSLPSRLPLSMVLPTAALIAFSLALTLVAGPLYGYTDRAAADLLERTPYVSAVLGDEQ is encoded by the coding sequence GTGAACCTGACCGCCCTCGTCCCGCTGCCCGTCGTGCTCCCCCTCCTGGGGGCCGGCGCCGCCCTGATGCTCTCCCACCGCCCACGTGCCCAGCGACTGGTCACCATCACGATCCTGACCGCGGTGGTGGTGATCGCCGCGGTCCTGATGGTCGAGGCCGACCGCAACGGGCCGCAGGTGGTCTGGGTCGGCGGCTGGGCCTCGCCGCTCGGCATCGCGCTGGTCGCCGACCGGCTCTCCGCACTGATGCTGCTGGTCTCCGCCGTGGTCACCCTGCTGGTGCTGCTCTACTCACTCGGCCAGGGCATGACCGGCGACTCCCACGAGGCACCGGTCTCGATCTATCACCCGACGTTCCTGGTGCTGGTCGCCGGCGTCTCCAACGCGTTCCTGGCCGGCGACCTCTTCAACCTGTTCGTCAGCTTCGAGATGCTGCTCTTCGCCAGCTACGTGCTGCTCACCCTCGGTGGCACCGGCGCCCGGATCCGGGCCGGCACGATCTACGTGGTGGTCAACATGCTCTCCTCGAGCCTGTTCCTGATCTCGTTGGCCGCGGTCTACGCCGCCACCGGCAGCCTCAACTTCGCCCAGCTCGCCGGACGTCTCGACGAGCTGCCCGACGGCACCGCGCTGATGCTGCAGCTGTTGCTGCTGACCACGTTCGCGATCAAGGCCGCGGTGTTCCCGTTGTCCTTCTGGCTCCCGGACAGCTATCCCACCGCTCCGGCTCCGGTCACGGCGGTGTTCGCCGGGTTGCTGACCAAGGTGGGTGTCTACGCGATCATCCGGGTGCAGGTGCTGCTGTTCCCCGACTCGCCGCTGAGCAGCCTGCTGCTGTGGGCAGCCCTGCTGACCATGGTGATCGGCATCCTCGGCGCCATCGCCCAGTCCGACATCAAGCGGATGCTCTCCTTCACCCTGGTCAGCCACATCGGCTACATGATCTTCGGGATCGGGCTGGCCACCGTCGAAGGCATGTCGGGGGCCATCTTCTACGTCGCCCACCACATCACCATCCAGACCGCACTGTTCCTGGTGGTGGGGTTGATCGAGCGCCGCACCGGCAGCACCGGCCTGATCCGGATGGGCGGGCTGGCCAAGCTCTCCCCGCTGCTGGCCGTGCTCTTCTTCGTGCCGGCGATGAACTTGGCCGGCATCCCGCCGATGTCCGGCTTCATCGGCAAGGTCGGCCTCCTCCAGGCCGGCATCCACGACGGCACCCCGCTGGCCTGGCTGCTGGTCGCCGGCGCCGTGGTGACCAGCCTGCTCACGCTCTACGCGATCGCGAAGACCTGGAGCCTGGCCTTCTGGCGCACCCCCGAGCAGGCGCACGAGATGATGCGCGCCCTGCCCGGGCTCGAGGACGACCTCGACGACGACCAGCGACAGCACGGCATGGTGGTCCACGGCCAGCACGTGCACGTGCACGGCACCGCCTTCGGCACCCGGGACCTGGAGGAGGCCCGGCGGGTGATCGACTCCGACGCGCCCGACCGCGACCTCCACCAGCGGCTCCAGGACGGGAGCCTGCCGTCCCGGCTCCCGCTGTCGATGGTGCTGCCGACCGCCGCCCTCATCGCCTTCTCGCTCGCGCTGACCCTGGTCGCCGGGCCCCTCTACGGCTACACCGACCGGGCTGCTGCCGACCTGCTGGAGCGTACGCCGTACGTCAGCGCGGTCCTGGGGGACGAGCAGTGA
- a CDS encoding Na+/H+ antiporter subunit E: MSPHQPRHRLLQLPVLAWLTLVWLMLWRDFSLGNALFGFIVAVIVCVVFPLPRLRMNLHVRPIPLLWLVVKFLADVVVSSLQVAVATLRSTKNLRNAVIEVDLRSSSDFVLTVVAEMTCLIPGSLAVEARRSTHTLFFHAFDVKDVDGVEKFRQRVLDQERRVVRAFGAELSCVEDPPRTTAATEGVDR, translated from the coding sequence GTGAGCCCGCACCAGCCGCGGCACAGGCTGCTGCAGCTTCCCGTCCTGGCCTGGCTCACCCTGGTCTGGCTGATGCTGTGGCGCGACTTCTCCCTCGGCAACGCGCTCTTCGGATTCATCGTGGCGGTCATCGTCTGCGTGGTCTTCCCCCTGCCGCGACTCAGGATGAACCTCCACGTGCGTCCGATTCCCCTGCTGTGGCTGGTGGTCAAGTTCCTGGCCGACGTGGTGGTCTCCAGCCTGCAGGTGGCGGTGGCCACCCTGCGGTCGACGAAGAACCTGCGCAACGCGGTGATCGAGGTCGATCTCCGGTCCTCGTCGGACTTCGTGCTCACCGTGGTCGCCGAGATGACCTGCCTGATCCCCGGTTCCCTGGCCGTCGAGGCACGCCGCTCGACGCACACCCTGTTCTTCCACGCCTTCGACGTGAAGGACGTGGACGGCGTGGAGAAGTTCCGGCAACGGGTCCTCGACCAGGAGCGCCGCGTGGTGCGGGCGTTCGGTGCCGAGCTCAGCTGCGTCGAGGATCCCCCAAGGACCACCGCTGCAACTGAAGGAGTCGACCGATGA
- a CDS encoding Na+/H+ antiporter subunit A yields MLALVIAHFAVAPLAPALVRLMGRKVFLALAVAPAATLVWALAQTGRVRDEETVTETISWLPSLKFDLALRMDTLQWVMVLIVSGIGVLVMAYCAWYFERDDPAVARFSGIFVSFAGAMLGLVVSDDLLLLYVFWELTTVFSYLLIGHDPARRASRLAATQALIVTTFGGLAMLVGVLLLGALGDTHRASELLADPPSGTAATVGVLLVLVGALSKSALFPFHFWLPGAMAAPTPVSAYLHAASMVKAGVFLVALLAPAFAGTPGWHGSILVLGVFTMLLGGWRALRQFDIKLLLAYGTVSQLGFLLVVFSIGTRAAALAGLGMLVAHALFKATLFLVVGIIDKSTGTRDLRELSGLARAMPVVFATAVIGSASMAGLPPLLGFLGKESVFGALLDVARTSGGDGTGLPPYAGWLVLVGIVLGSVLTMAYTLRFLWGAFATKPTVAPIAARPVPVGFAFAPVVLAALTVVLGFSGPAMTHEFAGYLHQFPEGAHHAELALWHGLGLPLLFSALVVAVGALLFVKRHAMAQLQALTSSTLSMERFYRSAMRGIDRAAVEITGTTQRGSVAAYLTFILLVVLVLPGVVMVDAFPDTIDVILWDSPEQAAVGAVMVLAAIYTVRSRRRLRAVLLVGVTGYGTALLFLLHGAPDLALTQVLVETTSLVVFVLVLRRLPGHFTDRPLTRQRWFRMALGAAVGVAVAGFMILSTNARTAEPVSACFPEPALAYGGGHNIVSVILLDIRAWDTMGEISVLVAAATGVASLIFLDTRMSGIRRVREIPYPSTVTKLTTTPGLRTWLAGPRTLSPDRRSIIFEVVTRLMFHTMVVLSIYLLFAGHNHVGGGFAAGMVTGLALMVRYLAGGRYELDEAAPVDAGMLMGTGLFVATAAALAPLAFGGEVLQSAQVDFHLGPLGEPHVVTSMFFDIGVYLVVVGLILDLLRTFGSRLDRQILREERTAADTTAGGVRL; encoded by the coding sequence TTGCTCGCTCTCGTCATCGCCCACTTCGCGGTAGCCCCGCTGGCCCCTGCCCTGGTGCGCCTGATGGGTCGCAAGGTGTTCCTCGCGCTCGCCGTCGCCCCCGCGGCCACCCTGGTCTGGGCGCTCGCCCAGACCGGTCGGGTGCGCGACGAGGAGACGGTGACCGAGACGATCTCCTGGCTGCCCAGCCTGAAGTTCGACCTCGCCCTGCGGATGGACACGCTGCAGTGGGTGATGGTGCTGATCGTCAGCGGCATCGGCGTGCTCGTGATGGCCTACTGCGCCTGGTACTTCGAGCGGGACGACCCGGCCGTGGCGCGATTCTCGGGCATCTTCGTCTCGTTCGCCGGTGCCATGCTCGGACTCGTCGTCTCCGACGACCTGCTGCTGCTCTATGTCTTCTGGGAGCTGACCACGGTCTTCTCCTACCTCCTGATCGGCCACGACCCCGCCAGGCGAGCCAGCCGACTGGCGGCCACCCAGGCCCTGATCGTCACCACCTTCGGTGGCCTGGCCATGCTGGTCGGGGTCCTGCTCCTCGGCGCCCTGGGTGACACGCACCGGGCCAGCGAGCTGCTGGCCGATCCTCCCAGCGGCACGGCGGCCACGGTCGGCGTCCTGCTGGTCCTGGTCGGAGCGCTGAGCAAGTCGGCCCTGTTCCCGTTCCACTTCTGGCTCCCGGGCGCGATGGCCGCGCCCACCCCGGTCAGCGCCTACCTGCACGCAGCCTCCATGGTGAAGGCCGGCGTCTTCCTCGTCGCGCTGCTCGCCCCCGCCTTCGCGGGAACCCCCGGATGGCACGGCAGCATCCTGGTGCTCGGCGTGTTCACGATGCTGCTGGGCGGCTGGCGGGCGCTGCGCCAGTTCGACATCAAGCTGCTGCTCGCCTACGGCACCGTGAGCCAGCTCGGCTTCCTGCTGGTCGTCTTCAGCATCGGCACCCGCGCCGCGGCGCTGGCCGGGCTGGGCATGCTGGTCGCGCACGCGCTCTTCAAGGCCACCTTGTTCCTCGTCGTCGGCATCATCGACAAGTCCACCGGCACCCGTGACCTGCGCGAGCTCTCCGGCCTGGCCCGCGCCATGCCGGTGGTCTTCGCCACCGCGGTGATCGGCTCCGCCTCGATGGCCGGGCTCCCGCCGCTGCTCGGCTTCCTCGGCAAGGAGAGCGTCTTCGGCGCCCTGCTCGACGTGGCCCGCACGTCCGGCGGCGACGGCACCGGGCTGCCGCCGTACGCCGGGTGGCTGGTGCTCGTCGGGATCGTGCTCGGCTCGGTGCTGACCATGGCCTACACCCTGCGCTTCCTGTGGGGCGCCTTCGCCACCAAGCCGACGGTGGCCCCGATCGCGGCACGGCCGGTCCCGGTCGGCTTCGCCTTCGCACCGGTGGTGCTGGCCGCGCTGACGGTGGTCCTCGGCTTCTCCGGGCCGGCGATGACCCACGAGTTCGCCGGCTACCTGCACCAGTTCCCCGAGGGTGCCCACCACGCCGAGCTGGCTCTGTGGCACGGCCTCGGGCTGCCCCTGCTCTTCTCCGCCCTGGTCGTCGCCGTCGGGGCGCTGCTCTTCGTCAAGCGGCACGCGATGGCGCAGCTCCAGGCGTTGACCTCGTCGACGCTCAGCATGGAGCGCTTCTACCGCTCGGCCATGCGCGGCATCGACCGGGCCGCGGTCGAGATCACCGGTACGACGCAGCGAGGTTCCGTGGCGGCGTACCTCACCTTCATCCTGCTGGTGGTCCTCGTCCTGCCCGGGGTGGTCATGGTCGACGCCTTCCCGGACACGATCGACGTCATCCTGTGGGACTCCCCGGAGCAGGCCGCGGTCGGCGCGGTGATGGTGCTCGCCGCGATCTACACGGTCCGCTCCCGGCGGCGCCTGCGGGCCGTGCTGCTGGTCGGCGTCACCGGCTACGGCACGGCCCTGCTCTTCCTCCTGCACGGCGCACCCGACCTCGCGCTGACCCAGGTGCTCGTCGAGACCACCAGCCTGGTCGTCTTCGTGCTGGTGCTGCGCCGGCTGCCCGGCCACTTCACCGACCGCCCGCTCACCCGGCAGCGGTGGTTCCGGATGGCCCTCGGCGCCGCCGTGGGCGTCGCGGTGGCCGGCTTCATGATCCTGTCCACCAACGCGCGCACCGCCGAACCGGTCTCCGCCTGCTTCCCGGAACCGGCCCTGGCCTACGGCGGCGGCCACAACATCGTCAGCGTCATCCTGCTCGACATCCGGGCCTGGGACACGATGGGCGAGATCTCGGTGCTCGTCGCGGCCGCCACCGGGGTGGCCAGCCTGATCTTCCTCGACACCCGGATGTCCGGGATCCGCCGGGTGCGTGAGATCCCCTATCCCTCGACGGTGACGAAGCTGACCACCACGCCGGGCCTGCGGACCTGGCTGGCCGGGCCCCGCACGCTGAGCCCCGACCGCCGCTCGATCATCTTCGAGGTGGTCACCCGGCTGATGTTCCACACGATGGTGGTGCTCTCGATCTATCTCCTCTTCGCGGGGCACAACCACGTCGGCGGTGGCTTCGCGGCCGGCATGGTCACCGGGCTGGCGCTGATGGTGCGCTATCTCGCCGGTGGTCGCTACGAGCTCGACGAGGCGGCCCCGGTCGACGCCGGCATGCTGATGGGCACCGGACTCTTCGTGGCCACGGCGGCCGCACTCGCGCCCCTCGCCTTCGGCGGCGAGGTGCTGCAGAGCGCCCAGGTCGACTTCCACCTCGGCCCGCTGGGTGAGCCCCACGTGGTCACCTCGATGTTCTTCGACATCGGTGTCTACCTCGTCGTGGTCGGCCTGATCCTCGACCTGCTGCGCACCTTCGGATCCCGGTTGGACCGGCAGATCCTGCGCGAGGAACGCACGGCCGCGGACACGACGGCCGGAGGGGTGCGACTGTGA
- a CDS encoding Na(+)/H(+) antiporter subunit C → MSANLTLILTASFLIGCGVYLILERSLSRVLVGLLMLGNGVNLLFMVSAGPAGKPPIIGATPTDEMADPLPQALVLTAIVIALGTTAFLLAMAHRSWQLNGHDDVQDDVEDAAIRRLAATDDVSDSHELAHEATAEDRATDEVYEEEGAEQ, encoded by the coding sequence GTGAGTGCCAACCTGACCCTGATCCTCACCGCGTCGTTCCTGATCGGCTGCGGCGTCTACCTGATCCTCGAGCGCAGCCTGAGCCGGGTGCTGGTCGGCCTGCTGATGCTCGGCAACGGCGTCAACCTGTTGTTCATGGTCTCGGCCGGGCCGGCCGGCAAGCCGCCGATCATCGGCGCGACACCGACCGACGAGATGGCCGACCCGCTGCCCCAGGCCCTGGTGCTGACGGCGATCGTGATCGCGCTGGGCACCACCGCGTTCCTGTTGGCGATGGCCCACCGCAGCTGGCAGCTGAACGGGCACGACGACGTCCAGGACGATGTCGAGGATGCCGCGATCCGCCGTCTGGCCGCCACGGACGACGTGTCCGACAGCCACGAGCTGGCCCACGAGGCCACCGCCGAGGACCGGGCCACCGACGAGGTCTACGAGGAAGAGGGGGCCGAGCAGTGA